The Marinobacter szutsaonensis sequence AGGTTGCACTCGCCACCAAAGGTCTCGGCAATACCGAAATTCAGGCAGATGGACTTGGCATGACCAATGTGCAGATAGCCGTTCGGCTCCGGCGGAAAACGGGTGACGACCTTGCCGGTGTGCTCACCTTTGGCAATGGCATCTTCGATCAGGCTCTGGATAAAGTTGTGGGCTTTCTTCGACTCGGCGCTCATACAATCTCTGTTGGACAGGGGTTGAATCTTAAACCGCGTATTATACTCACAAATCCTTTCCGGACTCATGCATAGCGCAAAACTCTTGAGTACAATAGCGCCCTGAAACCTCTATAAACCTGTACAGGAAACCCTGATGATTCTGCTGCAAACCAATTTCGGTGATATCAAGCTCGAGCTGGACTACGACAAGGCCCCGGAAACCGCCAAAAACTTTGAACAGTATGTTCGTGACGGTTTCTACGACGGACTGATCTTTCACCGGGTAATCAGCAACTTCATGATTCAGGGTGGCGGCTTCGAGCCGGGCATGACCCCGCGCAAGACCCGGGAGCCGATCCAGAACGAAGCGGACAACGGCCTCAGCAACATGGTTGGCACCGTCGCCATGGCCCGCACCATGGACCCGCATTCCGCCACTGCCCAGTTCTTCATCAACGTGGAGAACAACGGCTTCCTGGACCACACCGCCAAGAATGCCGAGGGCTGGGGTTACTGCGTATTCGGCAAGGTGGTTGATGGCATGGAGACCGTCAACAAGATCCGTGCCGTACGCACCACCATGCGTGCCGGCCACCAGGACGTTCCCGCCGAGGACGTGATCATCGAGAAAGCCGAGGTTCTGGAGGACGCGTGACCACGCTGTTTATCTCCGATCTGCACCTGGAGGAGTCGCGTCCGGACATCACGGACGCGTTTCTGGCCTTTCTGAAGGACAAGGCCATGGGTGTGGAGCGTTTGTACATCCTGGGGGATTTCTTCGAGGCCTGGATCGGCGACGACGAGCGCACGCCCCTGCAGGAAACCGTTGCCGCCGCCCTGAAGGAAGTGAGCGAGAGCGGTACCGACATCTTCCTGATGCACGGTAACCGGGACTTCCTGATCGGTGAGGATTTCTGTAACCGTGCCGGAGCCACCCTGCTGGATGATCCCACGGTGGTGGATCTTTATGGCACCCCCACCCTGCTGATGCACGGCGACAGCCTGTGTACCGCCGACGTGGAGTACCAGAAGTTCCGCGCCAACATGCGCAACCCGCAGTGGCAGCAGATGATCCTCGCCCGCCCCCTGGAGGACCGCCAGCAGATGGCCCGGCAGTTACGGGAAATCTCCATGGCGAAGAACCAGGGCAA is a genomic window containing:
- a CDS encoding peptidylprolyl isomerase; the encoded protein is MILLQTNFGDIKLELDYDKAPETAKNFEQYVRDGFYDGLIFHRVISNFMIQGGGFEPGMTPRKTREPIQNEADNGLSNMVGTVAMARTMDPHSATAQFFINVENNGFLDHTAKNAEGWGYCVFGKVVDGMETVNKIRAVRTTMRAGHQDVPAEDVIIEKAEVLEDA
- a CDS encoding UDP-2,3-diacylglucosamine diphosphatase, giving the protein MTTLFISDLHLEESRPDITDAFLAFLKDKAMGVERLYILGDFFEAWIGDDERTPLQETVAAALKEVSESGTDIFLMHGNRDFLIGEDFCNRAGATLLDDPTVVDLYGTPTLLMHGDSLCTADVEYQKFRANMRNPQWQQMILARPLEDRQQMARQLREISMAKNQGKAETIMDVTPEEVVKEMEAHSVQRLIHGHTHRPAIHDLEANGQPAKRIVLGDWDQHVWWLRVDSGEEPELLKYSLE